The following coding sequences are from one Niveibacterium umoris window:
- the rnc gene encoding ribonuclease III, with protein sequence MSRVALQAALGYRFADEALLTQALTHRSFGAMHNERLEFIGDGVLNCVVARALFERFPELDEGALSRLRAGLVKQDALHAHAIALDLGALLRLGEGELRSGGHARPSILADALEAIFGAVFLDGGFDAASQAINRLYRDSIAAIDLKTAGKDPKTALQEWLQARRHPLPQYDMAQVRGEAHSQEFEVTCRIPALMLETKGRGTSRRAAEQQAARAALDRIESL encoded by the coding sequence ATGAGTCGTGTCGCATTGCAGGCTGCGCTCGGTTATCGATTTGCCGACGAGGCATTGCTGACGCAAGCCTTGACGCACCGCAGTTTTGGCGCCATGCATAATGAAAGGCTCGAGTTCATTGGCGATGGTGTGCTGAATTGTGTTGTCGCGCGAGCCCTTTTTGAGCGTTTCCCGGAGCTGGATGAGGGGGCTCTATCCCGTTTGCGAGCGGGGCTGGTGAAGCAGGACGCCTTGCACGCACATGCAATCGCTCTTGATCTGGGTGCTTTGCTTCGACTCGGCGAGGGCGAACTGAGAAGTGGCGGGCATGCCAGACCATCAATCCTCGCAGATGCGCTGGAAGCGATCTTTGGCGCGGTGTTTCTTGATGGCGGATTCGATGCCGCAAGTCAGGCGATCAATCGACTCTATCGGGATTCGATTGCGGCGATTGACCTGAAAACGGCAGGCAAAGACCCCAAGACCGCACTGCAAGAGTGGTTGCAGGCACGGCGTCACCCCCTGCCGCAATACGATATGGCGCAGGTTCGCGGTGAAGCGCATTCACAGGAATTTGAGGTGACTTGTCGCATCCCTGCGCTGATGCTTGAAACCAAGGGGCGTGGTACGAGTCGTCGCGCCGCGGAACAACAAGCTGCGCGTGCTGCGCTGGATCGGATCGAATCGCTATGA
- the era gene encoding GTPase Era codes for MTDIAEPDSNGFRTGFLAIVGRPNVGKSTLLNHLIGQKISITSRKAQTTRHRVTGVLTNDTHQFVFVDTPGFQKQHSNALHRAMNRSVTQTLSDVDVVLFVIEAGRFTAPDRVVLELLPANVPVVLVINKVDRIADKAQLLPFIAAMAGERDFAAIVPLSAETGANADELLKACGPLLPEQAAIFDADDITDRSERFLAAEFIREKLFRLLGEELPYGLAVEIEKFELDGPVRRIFAAIIVDRPSHKAMVIGRGGEKLKRVSSEARVDLEKLFDGPVYLEVWVKVKGGWADDERALKSLGIE; via the coding sequence ATGACAGATATCGCAGAGCCAGACTCCAATGGTTTTCGCACAGGCTTTCTGGCGATCGTTGGGCGGCCGAACGTTGGCAAGTCCACCTTGCTGAATCATCTGATCGGTCAGAAGATCAGCATCACGTCGAGAAAGGCGCAAACCACGCGCCATCGCGTTACCGGTGTATTGACCAATGATACGCACCAGTTCGTCTTTGTAGATACGCCCGGATTCCAGAAGCAACACTCCAATGCTTTGCATCGCGCAATGAATCGCAGCGTCACCCAGACGCTGTCCGATGTCGATGTTGTGTTGTTTGTCATTGAAGCGGGCCGTTTCACGGCGCCAGACAGGGTTGTCCTTGAATTGCTGCCGGCAAACGTGCCGGTCGTGCTGGTGATCAACAAAGTCGATCGCATCGCCGATAAAGCGCAATTGCTTCCGTTTATTGCAGCTATGGCTGGCGAGAGGGATTTTGCTGCGATCGTTCCGCTCTCGGCGGAGACTGGCGCGAATGCCGACGAATTGCTCAAGGCCTGCGGTCCTCTGCTTCCTGAACAGGCGGCCATATTCGATGCGGACGACATCACCGATCGCAGCGAACGTTTTCTCGCTGCCGAATTCATCCGCGAAAAGCTGTTCCGCTTGCTCGGCGAAGAGCTCCCCTATGGCCTTGCGGTAGAAATCGAGAAATTTGAACTCGATGGCCCGGTAAGGCGCATCTTTGCGGCAATCATTGTCGATCGGCCAAGCCACAAGGCGATGGTGATCGGCCGGGGCGGCGAGAAACTCAAGCGGGTATCGAGCGAAGCGCGAGTTGATCTGGAAAAGCTCTTTGATGGCCCGGTCTATCTTGAAGTCTGGGTCAAGGTGAAGGGTGGCTGGGCCGACGACGAACGTGCGCTCAAGAGTCTGGGCATCGAGTGA
- the recO gene encoding DNA repair protein RecO: MANKRVEQQPAFVLHSHPWRETSYVVDVLSRDHGRVALVAKGARRPRSALRGVLLAFQPLDVSWSGSGELKTLVAAEWSGGQPMLSGSALMCGYYANELLVRLLPREDPHPGLFDGYAALLAGLSRGEPQDQLLRSFELSLLSELGYAPTFDTDEQGLPVRPEAFYVFIIERGPVLADREMQGEHVLSGRVLLDLARSDLSNPETLLQAKTLMRRLIGNLVGARPLESRRIFLELQEL; encoded by the coding sequence ATGGCCAACAAGCGAGTCGAACAACAACCCGCCTTCGTGTTGCACTCGCACCCTTGGCGTGAGACGAGTTATGTCGTCGATGTGCTCTCTCGTGATCACGGTCGTGTCGCGCTGGTGGCAAAAGGCGCACGCCGACCGCGCTCCGCACTCCGCGGTGTACTGCTGGCATTTCAACCGCTTGATGTGAGCTGGAGCGGTAGCGGCGAGTTGAAGACCCTGGTCGCGGCGGAGTGGTCAGGCGGACAGCCCATGCTTTCCGGCAGTGCGCTGATGTGTGGCTATTACGCCAACGAGTTGCTCGTTCGTTTGCTGCCCCGTGAAGATCCGCACCCAGGCTTGTTCGACGGCTATGCTGCGCTTTTGGCGGGGCTTTCCCGGGGCGAGCCGCAGGATCAATTGCTGCGCAGCTTCGAACTGAGCTTACTGAGCGAACTCGGCTACGCCCCAACGTTCGATACCGACGAACAGGGTCTGCCGGTCAGGCCGGAAGCTTTCTACGTCTTTATAATCGAGCGAGGGCCCGTGCTTGCCGATCGTGAAATGCAAGGTGAGCACGTGCTTTCCGGGCGTGTATTGCTAGACCTCGCACGCAGTGATCTCTCGAATCCCGAAACGCTGTTGCAGGCCAAAACACTGATGCGACGCCTGATCGGCAACCTGGTCGGTGCGCGTCCGCTCGAATCCCGACGAATTTTCTTGGAGTTGCAGGAACTGTGA